The genomic window ttccaaaatagaaactttaaaaactagatttaagaaaagaattttgggaaattaaactttgaaaataagattttgaaagttaaatttgaaattttttttaaaaaaatggaggatTAAACCTTGATATTGAGTATGAAGAatttgtataaataaataaatatataaataaataatacactCCAATGCGTGCAtgcatgaaaatgaataaataaaaggagCGAGTGAGCTTTGGAAATGGGCTTAggagggtggccatgcaaaatGAGGCCATCCAACAGTTTCATAATGGTTCCATCCCACCTCTGATGGAAACCTGCCCAACAAGCAGTACTTGTGCCCAGCTTGAAGTCTCAAGACCTTAGGAGCATTGGAAATAATCATCCCCTTTATTTGAGTTTTGGATGGCTTCTCCAAGACAAAGTCTTGGATCTGCAGATTACCAGCACCTAGACGGCTCGTTTTCACTGCTTTGCTTGAAAATTCAAAGCCACCAAAAAATGGCACTACAGCGAAGCAAACAGGATAAGCTCTGGACATCTGATGCAAAAGAGCAACATACATGTTTTCCCCACCAGCATTTCTCATGGCTTCATCCTTCCATTGCACCTCAAATTAACCTTTCCCATTTCTTACTACTTCTAGATTTGGAAggttttccttaaaaaaaaaaaaaaaacaagtacaGGAGTCTgtagctgtttttttttttttttttttttttaagtatgagCGGAGCAAACGCAACCTAGTCCGCAAATGTTCGGACTCCACATCACGAATAGCTCTAATGGCAACACTTTGACGTTCAACTTCTTAGTCAATCAATGAGTCTTTTCTCTTATCAAGTTGGGGTTCCTTCACATTAGCATCATTTATGTTGCTCTGAGATGATGCGGCATACTATTTTACAGTCTTCTTAACCCTTCGTTTTGCCATTTAAAATGACAAATGTTGCATCATGAAATCCTAACTTGGACTGCTAATGTTAGATTGAATTTCCCTTTGTAATAGAGACATGCAATGAAAAGACATCCACTGATGAGCCTTAGCTTAATACGTTTCTAGAAGAACTGGTCTAATGTCGCCGTTGCCGGAGTTGGCTCTAGGTCGCCTGAGATGAGGTGCGTTGCTATGTGCTTTCATGTCCTTGAGAGAAATGAGGGCAACGAGCCAAGGTAAGTGTTTAGTGAGGGAAATGGGTATGTAAGATGGCCATGCATGCATGAGGATGAACGGGAAAAGGAAACGCACAAGGAAGTGAATGGAAAAAATGGATGAGAGAAATATTGAAGGGAATGGGTTTAAAGGGCATTTGAAAAGAAATGGGTATGtggtgtggtgtagagagagaaaatgtggtGAGAAAGGAAATAAGTATGGgaaggtttagagagagaagggTGGTGAGGAAAATGAGGAGTAATAGGCGTGAAAGATGAGAATGTGGCAGGAAGGGGAAAATCGGCATGATGGAATATGGACAAGGGTGGCCATGCATATATGAGGTTAAATGGGTAGTGGAAGGAGTTTAAAGGGTGTTGGAAGAAATGAGTGTGGCAAGCATGGAGGGTGGAAATGTGACGAAATGGAATGGCTTGGACAGTGGGCATGAGACGGGAGTGGGAATGGTGGGCAGCCGTGTATGCATGGTTCCATGCATGTGAATAGGAAATGGGTAGTGGGAGAAAATGGGTATGATTATGTGGGGAGTTATGGGTGTCAAGAAGTTAACAGCTTGTTTAACAACTTAACAAGTTGTTTAAGTAGTTAACAGCTTGGTTGTTGTAACTAATTAGAAAGTGGTTAATAACTGATTTTTAGATTCCTGTATATAAGAAACAGATGACCTAACAGTGGGTAGTTTTGCTGTAGCTCAATTTCAGTTTTTCATCTTTCTGGTTTTCTCTCAAACAGATGCTCTGCACATCTCGTTCTTATCTTCATATCTCTGAGTTCTTtcctggtatcagagccacaaACTAACATATGCAAATCCTTTTCCATGGCATCAGAAGGATCAGCTTCTTCCACGGATCATCCTAACTCCAGTTTTGCTCATCATACAATGCCATCATTGAATCAAGCATTCACGGTAAGACTCGATCAATCAAATTACTTACTGTGGCGAACTCAGATGCTGAACATCATCATTGCAAATGGTCTTGAAGAAATGATCCATGGCAAAATCCCTGCTCCTTCACGATTTCTTGGAGATTCAGAGAACATAAATCCAGAATACAGTATATGGCAATGTCAGAATCGCTTAGTAATGTGTTGGATCTATTCTTCTTTGACAAAAGGTGTGATGGCACAGATTATCGGCCTTGATACTGCATCAGAAATCTGGACTGCTCTAGAGAAAATTTTCTCAGCAGCTTCAAAGGCTCGTATCATGCAGCTTCATTTCCAATTGCAGACAACAAAGAAAGGAGGATTGAGTATGATGGAATATCTACTCAAAATCAAGTCCATTGTAGATAACCTGCTAGCAATTGGAGAAAACATTACAGAGCAAGACCGAATTCTCTATTTACTTGCAGGACTCGGAGCAAAGTACAATTCGTTTGTCATTACAGTTACCTCTGGGCATGAACCATTAAGCCTAGAAGAAATTCACAGCATGCTCTTGACTCATGAAAATCGATTGGAACAACAACACACAACAGAAGAAAGAAATCTCCTGTAAGCAAATATTACAACAATGAACATTCAAGgacacaacaaaaaaaatcaaaagtctGGTCAATTCAAGACTCAAGGTAGAGGCAATCAGAATCAACAACAATTTAATCATCAGAACTTTGGTAGAGGCCGTGGGAGAGGCCACTATAACAACAATGGTGGAAATTTTGGACATGGTCCAGGAAGAGGAAGCTTTAACAACCATTCTTACTCATCTGGAAACTTCAATAATGTTTCTGGTGGCAGCAATAGAAAACCACAGTGCCAAGTATGTGGTAAATATGGTCACATTGCAATTAATTGCTATCATAGATTTGATCAGACCTATCAACCAACAATGAACAATCATCTTGCTGCAATGGTTGCAACTCCGTCCACTGTTGGATATGAAAGCTGGTACATGGATACCGGAGCTACGCATCACCTAACTCTAAATCTCAACAAATTGAATTCACATACTCCATTTGTTGGTTCAGACAAAGTCATGGTTGGAAATGGTAATCGTTTAAATATCTCAAATATTGGACACTCCACTATTTCTTCAGCTTCTCGGtctttaaatctaaaaaatattttacatgttCCACAACTTACAACCAATCTGATAAGTGTGAATAGGTTGTGTACTGACAATAATGTCACTGTGGAATTCTTTACTAATGGATTTGTGGTGAAGGATCAAGCTTCGAAGAAGGCTCTTCTCCAAGGCAACCTTAACTATGTACAAACTGTCGTCTTCAGCACCTAGTAGAAGATATCAAGATCCTGATGATAATAAACTTGCTAGAAGAACAAGCTTGACAACTGAGGTCCCATGTATGTCATCTACattacaatttttcaataaggCAGATCTATGGCATTTCAGGTTAGGCCATCCTGCACGTAAAATAGTCAATAAAGTTCTGAGTGCTTGTAGCTTGCCCCCAGAACATTGGACAGGTGTTTGTGAACCTTGTCAAATGGCAAAGAGCCATCACCTACCTTTTACTTTGTATGAATCCAGAGCATCTCAGCCTTTTGCTCTTGTACATTCTGATCTATGGGGTCCTGCTCCTGTTGTTGGTACTAATGGTGCAAGATACTTTGTGCTCTTTGTGGATGATCATACAAGATTTTCTTGGTTGTATCTACTAGCTTCTAAAGATCAAGCTATCTCTGCCTTTTTGCAATTTAAAGTGATGATTGAGACTTAATTTGATACTAAAGTTAGAATGCTTCAAACTGATTGGGGAGGAGAGTTTCAAGCCTTTACTAATACTTTGTGTAAGTTTGGGATTCTGCATAGAGTATCTTGTCCATCCACTTCTCAACAAAATGGCCGTGTGGAGAGAAAACATAGACATGTGGTTGAAGTAGGCCTTTCCTTGCTCACTCATGCTTCTATTCCTCTCAAATATTGGCCTTTTGCCTTCCAATCTactttatatttgattaatagacTTCCTTCCTCTGTGCTGAACTTTTCTTCTCTATATAAGACTCTTTACCATTGTCTACcaaattattcttttctttgtgTCTATGGTTGCACTTGTTATCCTTTTCTTCGCCCTTTTAATCGCCATAAATTTGCATATCGATCAGTTAAATGCACCTTTATTGGCTACAACTCTAAGCGTAAAGGATATCTCTGTTTAAACATGTCCAATGGAAAAATACATATATCACGACATGTTATTTTTGATGAACTAGATTTCCCGTTTGCTAAGCCCTCTACAGTTCAACCTCCTTGTCGTGTTTCCCCCACTCATTGTGCCATTCCTTTAGCAGCACCAATCACTCCAATATCTTCCCTCTTGCCTCCCTCATCCAGTCCATCTTCAGAGTTGGTTCCAATATCTAATACTAGTGTGTCAATTTCCTCTTCTGAGGTTGCACCTATTCCAATAGCTCAACCTTCTTCCTCTCATGTTCCTTCTCCTTGTCATCCCATGACAATGCGTGCCAAAAATGGCATCTTCAAGCCTAAGATATTTCTGTCTCCTACTAAGACTATTTTTCATCCACTTTGTGAACCGAATTCTTTCAAGGAAGCTGTTAAAGTTCCTGAATGGCAGCAAGCTATGCACCTTGAATTTGAAGCTCTCATGAGCAATAAAACATGGGTCCTGGTCCCTCCTCCACCTAATCAGAATATTATTGGATGTCGCTGGGTTTATAAATTGAAGTATAAACTTGATGGAACTGTTGAACACTATAAGGCACGTTTGGTGGCGAAAGGATTTCATCAAACTCCCGGTTTTGATTACTTTGAAACCTTCAGTCACGTGGTTAAACCCACTACTATTCGTGTGGTTCTCTCTTTGGCATTATGTAAAAACTGGTCTATCAGACAACTTGATGTTCATAATGCCTTTCTTAATGGTGATTTATCTGAGCAAGTTTTTATGACACAGCCCCCAGGCTCTGTGGATCCCTCTAAGCCCAACTTTGTTTGTAAACTTACCAAGGCATTGTATGGTTTGAAGCAAGCTCCACGTCAATGTTTGTTTACTGTAACAATTCTGCCATGCTTGTTGTCttggtttatgttgatgatattattgtcACTGGCTCAAGTTCCTTGCTCATTGAACAACTTATACCCTCCTTAAACTCTTGCTTTGCTCTCAAGGATCTTGGTCCTCTCAACTTTTTTCTTGGAATAGAGGTGCTCAATTCTGGATCTTCTTTGCATTTAAGTCAAGCTAAATATATCTGTGATCTTCTTCAACGTGCTGG from Vitis vinifera cultivar Pinot Noir 40024 chromosome 9, ASM3070453v1 includes these protein-coding regions:
- the LOC104880402 gene encoding large ribosomal subunit protein uL13y-like, which produces MRNAGGENMYVALLHQMSRAYPVCFAVVPFFGGFEFSSKAVKTSRLGAGNLQIQDFVLEKPSKTQIKGMIISNAPKVLRLQAGHKYCLLGRFPSEVGWNHYETVGWPHFAWPPS